Genomic DNA from Erythrobacter aureus:
GGACCGAACTGCCGGCGGGCGAGAAGGTGCGCATCATCGGCATATGGGATGCTCCCGAAGAAGCGCGCCGCATCGGCGAGGAAATCGAACGGCTCGAATCGGAAGGTGCGCCGCTGGACGAGGTCGCGATTCTGGTGCGGGCGCAATACCAGACGCGCGAATTCGAGGACCGCTTCATCCAGATCGGGCTCAACTACAGGATCGTTGGTGGTTTCCGCTTCTACGAGCGCGCCGAAATCCGCGATGCGCTGGCATACCTGCGCACCATTGCCCAGCCCGCAGACGACCTAGCGTTCGAACGCATTTACAATCAGCCCAAACGCGGCCTCGGGGCGAAGACGCTGGAGGCAATGCGCCGTCATGCTCGCCGTATGCAAGCTCCTCTCGCAGCCGCCAGCCTCGATCTGTGCGAAACCGACGAACTGCCGACGCGGGCGAGGAACAGCCTTGTCGGCCTGCTCGGACAGTTCGCGCATTGGCGCGAACTGGCGGAAAAGGTCACACCCTCGGAGCTGCTGCGCACCGTGCTCGCCGAAAGCGGTTACGAGGAAATGCTCCAGAAGGACCGCAGCCCCGAAAGCGCCGGTCGGCTCGAAAACCTCACCGAACTCGCCCGTGCGATGGAAGAATACGAGACGCTCGGCGATTTCCTCGAACATGTCAGCCTGGTGATGGACAACGACCGCGCCAGTGACGGCGAGAAGGTCACCATCATGACCATGCACGCGGCCAAGGGGCTGGAATTCGATCATGTCTTCCTGCCCGGCTGGGAAGAAGGCGTCTTCCCCAGCCAGCGGGCAATCGACGAAGGCGGGCTCGCCAGCCTCGAGGAAGAACGCCGCCTCGCCTATGTCGCGATCACGCGCGCCAAACGCCGCTGCACGATCCTGCATGCGGCGAACAGGCGCATATACGGGCAATGGACCAGTTCGATTCCCAGCCGTTTCATCGAGGAACTGCCCGAAGAGCAGATCACGAGCGAGACGACCATGACCGGCGGCGCCTCCTTGTGGCGCGCCAACTGGACCGAGACCGAAGACCCCTTTGCCCATGTTTCGTCGAACCGTCCCGACCGCTCCGGAGCGCGCGGCCCTGGCTGGCAGCGTGCGCTATCCACCGGTTATGACACGACACCCAAGCGCCTGGCCGAGCCCGGGCGCAGCGTCGCCAGCTTCGCTGCCAAGCCGCGCAGTGATATCGCCATCGGCGCGCGCGTGTTTCACGACAAGTTCGGTTATGGATGCGTCACCGGCCAGGAAGGCAACAAGCTGACGATCGAATTCGAAAAGGCAGGCGAGAAACGGGTGCTCGACAGTTTCGTGAAGCTGGCCGACTAGGAGCAACGGACGCAGGGCGGATGCGCCTGCCCCGTGAGCGATACGAACTCAGGTTGCGGAAATATCGAGGAAGGCCGGCTTAGGCCCGTTCCATTCGCCCGCTGCGACCGGCGCATCATCGTCATCGCGGCGCTTGCGCGGTTCGCCCTTGGGCTTCGTTCTGCGTGCGGGCTTCTCGCGGGGAGATACAGCCTCTTCGCGCGGCTCGGAGCGGCGCTTAGGTTCGTCCTCCCGTTTCGCTTCCTGCTCTACCAGATCGACCCTGACATCGTCCTTGCCGAAAACCTTGATGGTGGCTCCGGTCAGGGTCTCGACATTGGAAATTGCTTCCGCGTCTTCTTTCGCGACGAATGTGAAGGCGCGGCCCTTGGCCCCTGCCCTGCCCGTACGACCGATGCGATGGACATAATCGTCGGGATGCCAGGGGGTGTCGAAATTGAAGACGTGACTGACACCTTTGATGTCGAGCCCCCGCGCGGCGACATCGGAAGCCACCAGAATATTGATGTCGCCCGCTTTGAAACGATCCAGTTCCTTCAACCGGTTCGACTGATCCATGTCACCGTGAATCTCACCGCTGCGGAAGCCGTGCCGCTGGAGGCTCTTATTGAGCTCGCGCACGGTGGTTTTGCGATTGGCGAAAACGATCGCGGTTTCCACATGGTCGTGGTTGAGCAGCCAGCGCAGGGTCTCGCGCTTCTGGCGGCTCTGTACCGGAACCTTGAAGGTCGTGATGTCCTTGTTCGTGGTGGCAGCCCGGCTGACTTCGATCCGCTTCGGGTTCCTGAGAAACTTCTTCGCCAGTTTTTCGATCGGCGGGGGCATGGTTGCCGAAAAAAGCATGGTCTGCCGCGCTTCGGGAAGCTTGGAGCAGATGAATTCGATATCGGGAATGAACCCCATGTCGAGCATCCGGTCGGCTTCGTCGATGACGAGCAGTTCGCAGCCATTGAGCAGGATCTTTCCGCGCTCGAACAGGTCCATCAGGCGGCCCGGCGTGGCAATCAGGACATCGACCCCATCGTTTAGCGCCTTGACCTGATCGCCCATCTGCACGCCGCCGATCAGCAGCGCGAGCTTGAGATCGTGATTCTTGCCATATTTCTCGAAATTCTCGGCAACCTGCGCCGCAAGCTCGCGGGTAGGTGCAAGTATGAGCGAGCGCGGCATCAGCGCGCGGCGGCGCCCGCTGGCCATGATGTCGATCATGGGCAGCACGAAACTGGCCGTCTTGCCCGTTCCGGTTTGCGCGATACCGATGATGTCTTTCATCATCAGCACCGGCGGAATCGCTTCGCGCTGGATGTCGGTCGGCTGCGTATAGCCGGCTTCGCTTACTGCCTTGAGCAAGTCTTCGGAAAGGCCGAGATCGGCGAAAGTCATGCGGTTCGAAACTGTCCCTGGAATAATGGCCGACCCTAACCTGCGCGTCCGCAATATCGGCTCGTCGCGCCCTTTGCCGGAAATGCCGGAAAAGTCAAGGAAACGGCACGTAGGCCGTCTCAGCGATCCCGGTTGGAGGTCACGAGGCGATTGAATTTCGATATCCGGCACCTGGCCCCGGCGCGGGACATCAAGCGATCGCGATCGACGCACAATTTCCCGTCATCGCTGCGTTCGACATAGAAGCCGAGGTAGAAATCCCGCGGACTGCAGGCCTTCTCAAGCTTCGCAGTGATGATCTGCCTATCGCGGAGATAGATGACCAATCGGCTACCCCGGTCCGAAACTCCGACGATTTCGCTGGCATCGAGGCATTTTCCGTGCGGGCGCTCCACAAGGCGAGGCGCAGCCGCCCGACGTGGAAGTTGCGCGAGCAGGTCGCGTCGCGTGTTACCGGGCTGCGGGCTGATCCTCAGAATGACGCGGCGCTCTATCCGTACCTGGCGGGAAACCGGCACCTTACGACCGTCCTCGAACCCTGGCAAAACCACGCCCGATGCCGAGAGCGCCTCGACGTCAGGACGACCGTGCCGCGCAACATCCGCTTGAGGGACGTCCGCACGGTCCTCAAGGCCTTGGGGCGAGCCCAATGCGACCAGCATGGCAATGAGAGGGGACGGAAAGGGCATGGGCCTTGTTTGGAACGCTCCTCGACCGCAGTTCATTACGTGCGGGAAATCATATGCGTACCATTTGCGCCCCCACGCTTGAATACGGGCTTAATTGTTTGTCTCCGATTGGCAAGTGGTGGCGTCGGGGCGGTAAGCTGTGGCAGGAAGACCGCAAATGACCGACTCAGCCCTCTTCCGCAGTGCCGCCATCGACCTTCTTGGACCACGCGGCTTCACCACCGATCCGGAACTGGTCGATCCCTGGCTGACCGACTGGCGCGGACGCTATACCGGCGCCGCCATGGGGCTCGCTTCACCCGCGACAACCGCGCAAGTCAGTCAATTCGTCCAACTCTGCGCCGAACATCACGTGCCGATCGTGCCGCAAGGGGGCAATAGCGGTATGTCGGGCGGCGCTACTCCCGACGCAAGCGGAACGAGCGTACTCCTGTCGTTGCGCCGGATGAACACCATCCGCGACCTCCATATCGATGCGGCCCAGCTTACCTGTGATGCAGGCGTTGTCTTGCAGACGCTGCATGAGGCAGCATCGGCGCAAGGGCTGCGCTTTCCCCTCACCCTTGGCGGCAAGGGATCGGCGACCATTGGCGGCCTGATTTCGACCAATGCGGGTGGAACCCAGGTCTTGCGCCATGGGACCATGCGTGCCCAGGTGCTCGGCATCGAAGCGGTGATGGCGGATGGGCAAATATTCTCCGGCCTCGTCCCGCTCAAGAAGGACAATCGGGGTTTCGATCTCAAGCAATTGCTGATCGGCTCGGAAGGAACCCTGGGTATTGTGACCGGTGCGACGCTTCGATTGCTGCCGGCAATTGCGGACCGGCGCGTCGTCTGGGCCGGCTTGAAAAGCATCTCGGCAGCGCGCGATCTGCTGCGTCATTGCGAGAACACGGCGGGATCGGCGCTCGAAGGATTCGAGGTTCTGCCCGCACATTGCCTCGAATCGGTGGTGGCGTATCTGCCCGATGCCCGCGCTCCGCTGGCCGAGAACCACGCCTGGCATGCGCTGATCGAGGTAGTCACCGAAGATCGCGAATCGGAGCACCTGGACCAGATCGTGGAACAGATGTTCGAAACCGCAATGGAACGCGGTCTAGCCGAAAATGCCGTGGTGGCCGCCAATGAAGCGCAGGCCGAAGCCTTCTGGCATCTGCGCGAAAGTATCTCTCCGGCAGAACGCGCGATAGGCCCGGCAATGCAGCACGATATCTCGGTTCCGGTGGCCCGGATGCCCGAATTCATCGAAACAGCCACGCCGCGGATCGAGAACCGGTTTCCCGGAACACGCGCGGTTGGCTTCGGCCATCTCGGTGACGGGAATATTCACTATCACGTTCTCGCCCCCGCCGACGCCATTCGCGGCGCATGGGAAAATGCGGAAGGCAAGGCGATAAGCGCCTATGTTCACGATCTAGTGACCGAATTCGGCGGTTCGATAAGCGCAGAGCACGGTATCGGACAGATGAAACGCGAAGAACTCGGCCGTTTGTGCGATCCCGTGGCGCTTGATCTGATGCGTGTCATCAAGCGAGCAATGGATCCCCAGGGGATACTCAATCCGGGTAAGCTCGTGCCGCTTGCACCAAGGGCCGCAACGCCGTAAAGCGCCCGCTTCGTGCGGATGTCCATCGGGCCTGCCGCTCAATTCAATCGAATTTCGGAGAGATCCATGGCCAGCGCGCCGCAGCCCAATCTGCCCCTGTTCTTCAAAGACCTGATGCCCCTCAACAGCAAGGACCACGCGAATTATCGCACGCGTCCGATGGCCAAGGCCCCATGGCTGGCGAAGCAGCACGCCGTTCCCCTGACCGTCGACGAATTCGTCCAGGCTCAGCGCGACATGCCGATCGTTTTTTCGACCGGTTCGGACCCTGTTCCCCTCGCGCTGATGGGGCTGAACGATGGCGTCAACACCTTCGTCGACGATGAGGGCGTTGTTACCGAACAGGTTTACATCCCCGCCTATGTGCGCCGGTATCCCTTCATGCTGGCTCGACTGAAGCCCGATGCCGACGAACTTTCGCTGTGTTTCGACCCCACCGCCGACAATGTCGGTGAATTCGACGATGGTCAGGCGCTGTTCGAGAATGGCGAGGCGAGCGAAGGAACCAAGCAAATCCTCGAATTCTGTGAGCAGTTCGAGCATGCCGGTCAGCGGACGCAGCAGTTCATGAAAGAACTCAAAGACCACGATCTGCTGATGGAAGGCGAAATCGCGATCACCGAGCAGGGCAACGACAAGCCCTTTGTTTATCGCGGATTCCAGATGATCAATCAGGAAAAGCTTCGCGAACTGCGCGGCGATCAGCTCCGCAAATGGACGGAAAACGGGCTCCTGCCGCTGATCTGGGCGCAGATATTCTCGATGGACATGATGCGGACCATTTTCGGTCGCCAACTCCAGCAGGGCAAGGTTCCGCAGCCCGATGCCGCGACTGCCGGTGTTCCGACCGCTTAATCGCTTTATTCCGGGCGCGCGGCGATCTTCCTGCCGCGCGCCCTTTTTCGGTACGCTTCGTACCTTGGTGGCGACGGCGGCCTTCGCCCTGTCCGGCCCAGTGGCGGCAGAGGGCGATGCGGAGCAAACGGCCCGAGAGCCCGCTCCGCTCGAGATTTTCCAACGCCGCGAGGAACGCCTCTTCCGGGTCGGATATCGACTGGCCACGGCCAATGCTCCGTTCTGTGCCGAGGCCGTCAAGGTTTCCGGCCTCCTGATTCACGATGCCGATAGCTACGGCGATCCGAACGCCGTGCGTGCACAGTTCCAACTGACAGGCGACCTTGGCGTTCAGGCGGTGGCGCCCGGATCACCGGCTGCTGCGATGGGCATCGCTCAGAACGATACGATCCTGTCCATAAACGGAAAATCCATCCTTGGCGATTGGCCCAAAACGGACCCACGCTGGCAGCGCGCCTTCGCCATTCGCGATGCGATGGACGCAGCACTCGCCCTTGGACAGGTCGAGATTTCGTTCCAGCCTCTGGGCGGCGAGCAGCAAACCGCCCGGATCGCCGGCGTGGATGCCTGTCCCACGCGGTTCGAACTCATCGATTCCAAGAAGAACGCCGCGGCCGATGGCAAGCGGGTTATGGTCGGGGAGAATTTTCCGGGTTTCGCATATGACGAACCGTCTTTCGCAGCCGCTATTGCGCATGAGATGGCACACAATATCCTTCGTCATCCGCAGACGTTCGGAGATATCGGCTGGAAGCGCAGGCTGGTACGCCTTTCGGAACGCGACGCCGACCGGTTGATGCCGTGGCTGCTGCACAATGCGGGCTACGATCCACGCGCTGCCATCGCCTTCATGCGAACTTGGGGGCCGAAGCATGGTGGCTGGATTTTCCGCAAGCGCACCCATGATGGATGGGACGAACGGGTCGAATTCATCGAAGCGGAACTGCCCAAGATCGAACGGGCAAGACAGTTGAATGGTGACGGTCTGGCCGATTGGAAGACACATTTCTCGAGCGATCTCGAAAAGGAGTTGGCCAGACGATAGGTTATCACCTTCATCTCGACATGGCGGTGTGCCAGACTAAAGTCCTATCCGAAGATCAGCATTGCTGCGATCACGGTACGGCCTGGAGGTCAGGGTTTGTCGAATATCGTTCCAGTCGTTCTATGCGGTGGCAGCGGCACCAGACTGTGGCCGAAGAGCCAGGCCGCCAAGCCGAAACCCTTTATCCCTCTTTTGGGCGATAAGACACTTTTCCAATCCACCCTCGAGCGGTGTTCCGATCGTGATGTCTTTACGCGACCGGTCGTTGTGGTGGGCGACAAACACCTGCAATTCGCGCAGCAGCAAGCGTCCGAAATTGCCCCGGACGCGAACTTCATCGTCGAACCGGTCGGCCGGAACACGGCACCGGCGATAGCTCTCGCGGCGCTCGCGCTCGATGCGGACGATATCATGCTGGTGTGCCCGAGCGATCATCACATAGTGGATGCGCCTGCTTTCGAAGCCG
This window encodes:
- a CDS encoding ATP-dependent helicase — encoded protein: MTSEIAPATAPENARIPAYAERLNEPQREAVLTTEGPVLMLAGAGTGKTAALTARLAHLIATRRAWPSEILCVTFTNKAAREMRERVGRHIGDAVQGMPWLGTFHSIGARMLRRHAELVGLESNYTIIDTDDQLRLLKQLIRENDLDEKRWPARQLAGLIDRWKNRGLNPGDLDAVENEAYANGRGTQFYKLYQDRLKTLNACDFGDLLLHMLNIFRQHHDVLSQYQQRFKYILVDEYQDTNQVQYLWLRLLAQTRKNICVVGDDDQSIYSWRGAEVANILKFEKDFPGAAVIKLEQNYRSTPQILAAASGLIDANSERLGKTLWTELPAGEKVRIIGIWDAPEEARRIGEEIERLESEGAPLDEVAILVRAQYQTREFEDRFIQIGLNYRIVGGFRFYERAEIRDALAYLRTIAQPADDLAFERIYNQPKRGLGAKTLEAMRRHARRMQAPLAAASLDLCETDELPTRARNSLVGLLGQFAHWRELAEKVTPSELLRTVLAESGYEEMLQKDRSPESAGRLENLTELARAMEEYETLGDFLEHVSLVMDNDRASDGEKVTIMTMHAAKGLEFDHVFLPGWEEGVFPSQRAIDEGGLASLEEERRLAYVAITRAKRRCTILHAANRRIYGQWTSSIPSRFIEELPEEQITSETTMTGGASLWRANWTETEDPFAHVSSNRPDRSGARGPGWQRALSTGYDTTPKRLAEPGRSVASFAAKPRSDIAIGARVFHDKFGYGCVTGQEGNKLTIEFEKAGEKRVLDSFVKLAD
- a CDS encoding DEAD/DEAH box helicase: MTFADLGLSEDLLKAVSEAGYTQPTDIQREAIPPVLMMKDIIGIAQTGTGKTASFVLPMIDIMASGRRRALMPRSLILAPTRELAAQVAENFEKYGKNHDLKLALLIGGVQMGDQVKALNDGVDVLIATPGRLMDLFERGKILLNGCELLVIDEADRMLDMGFIPDIEFICSKLPEARQTMLFSATMPPPIEKLAKKFLRNPKRIEVSRAATTNKDITTFKVPVQSRQKRETLRWLLNHDHVETAIVFANRKTTVRELNKSLQRHGFRSGEIHGDMDQSNRLKELDRFKAGDINILVASDVAARGLDIKGVSHVFNFDTPWHPDDYVHRIGRTGRAGAKGRAFTFVAKEDAEAISNVETLTGATIKVFGKDDVRVDLVEQEAKREDEPKRRSEPREEAVSPREKPARRTKPKGEPRKRRDDDDAPVAAGEWNGPKPAFLDISAT
- a CDS encoding FAD-binding oxidoreductase; amino-acid sequence: MTDSALFRSAAIDLLGPRGFTTDPELVDPWLTDWRGRYTGAAMGLASPATTAQVSQFVQLCAEHHVPIVPQGGNSGMSGGATPDASGTSVLLSLRRMNTIRDLHIDAAQLTCDAGVVLQTLHEAASAQGLRFPLTLGGKGSATIGGLISTNAGGTQVLRHGTMRAQVLGIEAVMADGQIFSGLVPLKKDNRGFDLKQLLIGSEGTLGIVTGATLRLLPAIADRRVVWAGLKSISAARDLLRHCENTAGSALEGFEVLPAHCLESVVAYLPDARAPLAENHAWHALIEVVTEDRESEHLDQIVEQMFETAMERGLAENAVVAANEAQAEAFWHLRESISPAERAIGPAMQHDISVPVARMPEFIETATPRIENRFPGTRAVGFGHLGDGNIHYHVLAPADAIRGAWENAEGKAISAYVHDLVTEFGGSISAEHGIGQMKREELGRLCDPVALDLMRVIKRAMDPQGILNPGKLVPLAPRAATP
- a CDS encoding SapC family protein, with the protein product MASAPQPNLPLFFKDLMPLNSKDHANYRTRPMAKAPWLAKQHAVPLTVDEFVQAQRDMPIVFSTGSDPVPLALMGLNDGVNTFVDDEGVVTEQVYIPAYVRRYPFMLARLKPDADELSLCFDPTADNVGEFDDGQALFENGEASEGTKQILEFCEQFEHAGQRTQQFMKELKDHDLLMEGEIAITEQGNDKPFVYRGFQMINQEKLRELRGDQLRKWTENGLLPLIWAQIFSMDMMRTIFGRQLQQGKVPQPDAATAGVPTA
- a CDS encoding PDZ domain-containing protein, translated to MPRLPVFRPLNRFIPGARRSSCRAPFFGTLRTLVATAAFALSGPVAAEGDAEQTAREPAPLEIFQRREERLFRVGYRLATANAPFCAEAVKVSGLLIHDADSYGDPNAVRAQFQLTGDLGVQAVAPGSPAAAMGIAQNDTILSINGKSILGDWPKTDPRWQRAFAIRDAMDAALALGQVEISFQPLGGEQQTARIAGVDACPTRFELIDSKKNAAADGKRVMVGENFPGFAYDEPSFAAAIAHEMAHNILRHPQTFGDIGWKRRLVRLSERDADRLMPWLLHNAGYDPRAAIAFMRTWGPKHGGWIFRKRTHDGWDERVEFIEAELPKIERARQLNGDGLADWKTHFSSDLEKELARR